From Chryseobacterium sp. IHB B 17019, one genomic window encodes:
- a CDS encoding XRE family transcriptional regulator, whose translation MLYFAGNIRYLRDKLEISQRVLAEGLEIDRSRLAKYEDGPTQAPYELLVKISRYFNVSIDLLLTVDLRKYSLDDIVNLSDNRIVLPIKVGKTGENKIEIVPYKAQMGYVTGFSDPDYIEGLQHISLPFLRNGKYRGFPAEGDSMPPFKDGTYIIGKYTEKIIEMKVGKSYLLVTRSGFVYKRLARIGENSIWVESDNKVFQPYEISSYELLEVWEYEYSLLKEYDVLDFTDGNVKETIFSLKENIIKLEKHLIR comes from the coding sequence ATGTTATATTTTGCAGGAAACATCAGATATCTGAGAGACAAACTTGAGATCTCGCAAAGAGTGCTTGCAGAAGGTCTGGAAATAGACCGAAGCCGCCTTGCGAAATACGAGGATGGGCCTACACAGGCACCTTATGAGTTGTTGGTTAAGATTTCACGTTATTTTAATGTGAGCATTGATCTTTTACTGACCGTCGACCTAAGGAAATATTCATTGGATGATATTGTTAATCTTTCAGATAACAGGATTGTTCTTCCCATAAAAGTCGGCAAAACCGGAGAGAATAAAATTGAAATAGTTCCCTATAAAGCGCAGATGGGTTATGTCACTGGCTTTAGTGATCCAGATTACATTGAAGGCTTACAGCATATTTCGTTACCTTTCCTAAGAAACGGAAAATACCGGGGCTTTCCGGCTGAAGGTGATTCGATGCCGCCTTTTAAAGACGGAACCTATATCATCGGAAAATATACCGAGAAAATTATTGAAATGAAAGTAGGTAAAAGTTACCTACTAGTAACCCGTAGCGGCTTTGTGTATAAACGACTGGCACGCATAGGCGAAAATTCTATTTGGGTGGAATCGGACAACAAGGTTTTTCAACCATATGAAATTTCCTCCTATGAGCTGCTTGAAGTGTGGGAATATGAATACAGTCTGCTAAAGGAATATGATGTACTGGATTTTACAGATGGAAATGTAAAAGAAACGATCTTTTCTCTCAAAGAGAATATTATCAAGCTTGAAAAACATCTGATCCGGTAA
- the dinB gene encoding DNA polymerase IV, with protein sequence MERAIVHMDLDTFFVSCERRNDSRLNGLPIIIGGGDRGVVASCSYESRRFGVRSAMPIKMALKLCPEAKVIKGDMDLYSKLSHEVTEIIEEKVPLMEKASIDEFYLDLSGMDKFFGCYQWTQQLASNVMKNTGLPISFALSNNKTVSKIGTGEAKPIGHMEIKDTMVRPFLNPLSVRKIPMVGGETYKLLSRIGIRTIHTLSEMPAEVLQKIMGKNGLELWKKANGIDETPVIQYSERKSISSERTFTKDSIDITAIKSMITGMAEQLANQLREEKWLTSTIVIKIRYSNFDTETKQCRVSYTSSDHTICKYALELFNKVYTRRMRIRLVGLKLTGLVHGEYQMNIFEDTQEMMNLYQSMDYIKKRFGKNAVGRASGFNFL encoded by the coding sequence ATGGAAAGAGCGATTGTACATATGGATTTGGATACCTTTTTTGTATCGTGTGAACGCAGGAATGATTCGCGGTTAAACGGTCTGCCCATCATTATAGGTGGTGGTGATCGTGGTGTTGTTGCATCATGTTCTTATGAAAGCCGCCGCTTCGGAGTACGGTCGGCCATGCCTATCAAAATGGCACTTAAGCTATGCCCAGAGGCTAAAGTGATCAAAGGCGATATGGATTTATATTCTAAACTCTCCCACGAAGTAACAGAAATCATTGAAGAAAAAGTTCCGTTAATGGAGAAGGCCAGTATTGATGAATTTTACCTGGATTTATCCGGCATGGATAAATTTTTTGGATGTTATCAATGGACGCAGCAACTGGCATCAAATGTAATGAAGAATACCGGACTGCCCATCAGTTTTGCACTTTCCAATAACAAGACGGTTTCCAAAATCGGTACTGGCGAAGCAAAGCCTATCGGACATATGGAGATAAAGGATACAATGGTGAGGCCTTTTCTAAACCCATTATCTGTACGGAAAATCCCGATGGTCGGTGGGGAAACCTACAAGCTTCTTTCGCGGATTGGAATCAGAACAATCCATACACTCTCTGAAATGCCCGCCGAGGTATTGCAAAAAATAATGGGAAAGAACGGATTGGAACTCTGGAAAAAAGCCAATGGAATTGACGAGACGCCGGTAATACAATATTCGGAAAGAAAATCAATTTCATCAGAGCGTACTTTTACCAAGGACTCAATAGATATCACAGCAATTAAATCCATGATAACAGGAATGGCTGAACAGCTTGCCAATCAGCTCAGGGAGGAAAAATGGCTGACTTCTACCATTGTTATAAAAATCCGTTACTCGAATTTCGATACCGAGACCAAACAATGCCGTGTAAGTTATACCTCATCTGACCATACCATCTGCAAGTATGCTTTGGAACTTTTCAATAAAGTTTATACCCGAAGGATGCGCATTCGTCTGGTCGGTTTAAAACTTACAGGGTTGGTGCACGGGGAATACCAGATGAATATTTTTGAAGATACACAGGAAATGATGAACCTCTACCAGTCAATGGATTATATCAAGAAACGCTTTGGAAAAAATGCTGTTGGACGTGCTTCCGGATTTAATTTTTTATAA
- a CDS encoding DNA polymerase III subunit alpha — MYLNCHTYHSLRYGTISVEALVQSASELGLETLCLTDINTVTAIYEFYKLCKEAKIKPIVGMEIRQDNELLYIALAKNATGIAEINRLVTDRNCDNIPLPKTNPAFKNVIAIYPIENIPETFSEDEYIGVRSDQLNLLFRAEWKGLIPRMVVLQPVTFKTKREYHLHRVLRAIDLNILGSKLQAHQHCKEDEVLKPLNDLIQKYQQYPQIIENTKAVLDQCSFEFKFFTPRNKKYYTGSKKDDLTLITKLAYEGLAERYGLNDEVAKKRVEKELKVIDELNFSGYFLITWDIIQYSNSMGFMHIGRGSGANSIISYCLGITNICPIELDLYFERFLNLNRKTPPDFDIDWSWQERDTILEYIFKKYGKNHVAFCGTNVEFKYRSIFREVGKVFGLTKDELDALATQPMESHDHNSVVKQVHKYGKMLEKFPNQRSMHACGILISEEPITNYSALEMPPKGFPIVQFDMHVAEDIGLEKFDILSQRGIGTINDAVKLIKKNKGIDVNIRDNQLSKDEEKCNEFLSQGKTLGCFYIESPAMRGLLRRLKCDNYKVLVAASSIIRPGVAQSGMMKEYIFRHNYPDKFEYFHPVFQEQLGDTYGIMVYQEDVIKIALYYGGLPAADGDVLRRAMSGKGRSLAALQKVKDHFFESCRKLGHPEKLSSEVYRQIESFAGYSFCKAHSASYAVESYQSLYLKVYYPVEFMVAAINNGGGFYRTEVYVHEAKMSGANIMNPCVNKSDWETTLYGNDVYLGFMHLQSLETKTALLITADRHRNGNFRSLGDFIKRIPIGIAAMQILIFIGAFRFTGKQKNELLLEARMLLNDFKPERKMETLFEEPIKEYRFPELKREVFEDAFDEIELLDFPVSCSPFDLLVTKYRGSVMANDLVKYHKKQVKMLAYLISRKHVPTNRGTMFFGTWIDAEGNYFDTAHFADCLEKYPFKGGGCYLLLGTVEVDFHFPTVTIVKMEKMPFIPDPRYAYDSDKQYEAHQRIKEDVSMTHRLPYPQEHEIGLPRIKMHDL; from the coding sequence ATGTACCTAAACTGCCATACCTACCACAGCCTGCGCTACGGAACAATTTCTGTAGAAGCATTAGTTCAGTCTGCATCAGAACTGGGCTTGGAGACGCTGTGCCTGACGGATATTAATACGGTAACAGCAATCTATGAGTTTTATAAACTATGTAAAGAAGCGAAAATAAAGCCTATTGTCGGAATGGAGATCAGGCAGGACAATGAACTTTTATATATTGCTTTGGCAAAAAACGCCACAGGTATCGCAGAAATCAACAGGCTAGTTACGGATAGAAACTGTGATAATATCCCCTTACCCAAAACCAATCCTGCTTTTAAAAACGTAATCGCCATTTATCCTATCGAAAATATTCCCGAAACATTTTCTGAGGACGAGTACATTGGAGTTCGTTCTGATCAACTTAATCTTTTGTTCCGAGCGGAATGGAAAGGTCTAATCCCCAGAATGGTGGTTTTACAACCCGTAACTTTTAAAACAAAAAGAGAATACCATCTCCACCGTGTTTTACGGGCAATTGATTTAAATATTTTAGGCTCCAAACTCCAAGCCCATCAGCACTGCAAAGAAGATGAGGTTTTAAAACCGCTCAATGATCTAATTCAAAAGTATCAACAATATCCCCAGATTATAGAGAACACAAAGGCTGTTCTTGACCAGTGTAGTTTTGAGTTTAAATTTTTTACCCCAAGAAACAAAAAGTACTATACAGGAAGCAAGAAGGATGATCTCACGCTCATTACCAAACTGGCGTATGAAGGATTGGCAGAAAGGTACGGGTTAAATGATGAGGTAGCTAAAAAGAGGGTGGAAAAAGAACTGAAGGTTATTGATGAACTAAATTTCAGCGGTTATTTTCTCATCACCTGGGACATTATCCAGTACAGCAATTCGATGGGATTCATGCATATAGGAAGGGGGAGTGGTGCTAACAGCATCATCAGTTATTGTCTCGGCATCACCAATATCTGCCCGATAGAATTGGATCTTTATTTCGAGCGGTTCTTGAACCTCAACAGGAAAACTCCACCTGACTTTGATATCGATTGGAGCTGGCAGGAGCGGGATACGATCCTGGAATATATTTTTAAAAAATACGGGAAAAACCATGTGGCATTCTGCGGAACGAATGTGGAATTCAAGTACAGGTCTATTTTTAGGGAAGTCGGAAAAGTATTTGGCCTGACAAAGGATGAACTGGATGCGTTGGCTACACAACCAATGGAAAGCCATGACCATAATTCAGTTGTAAAGCAAGTTCATAAATATGGGAAAATGCTTGAGAAATTCCCCAACCAAAGGAGTATGCATGCCTGTGGAATACTGATCTCCGAAGAGCCCATTACGAATTACTCCGCGCTAGAAATGCCGCCTAAGGGATTTCCCATCGTTCAGTTTGATATGCACGTTGCCGAAGATATTGGTTTGGAGAAATTCGATATTCTATCCCAGAGGGGTATCGGTACGATTAATGACGCTGTAAAATTGATAAAAAAGAACAAGGGAATTGATGTAAATATCAGAGACAACCAACTTTCCAAAGACGAAGAAAAGTGCAATGAGTTTCTGAGTCAAGGGAAAACCCTTGGTTGTTTTTACATTGAAAGCCCTGCTATGCGCGGTTTGCTGCGGCGGCTGAAATGCGATAATTACAAGGTGTTGGTTGCAGCGTCATCCATTATCCGGCCTGGTGTAGCGCAGAGTGGAATGATGAAAGAATATATTTTCCGTCACAACTATCCCGATAAGTTTGAGTACTTCCATCCGGTTTTCCAGGAGCAACTGGGCGATACATATGGCATTATGGTCTATCAAGAGGATGTGATCAAGATCGCATTGTACTATGGAGGCCTTCCTGCTGCGGATGGTGATGTTCTTCGCCGTGCCATGAGCGGAAAGGGCAGGTCGCTTGCAGCATTACAAAAAGTAAAAGATCACTTTTTTGAATCCTGTAGAAAGTTAGGGCATCCTGAAAAACTTAGTAGCGAAGTGTACCGTCAGATCGAATCCTTTGCAGGATACTCATTTTGTAAAGCACACTCTGCATCTTATGCAGTGGAAAGTTATCAGAGCCTTTACCTGAAAGTTTATTACCCTGTTGAATTTATGGTTGCGGCGATCAATAACGGTGGCGGGTTTTACCGAACTGAAGTGTATGTTCACGAAGCAAAAATGTCCGGTGCCAATATAATGAACCCATGTGTAAATAAAAGTGATTGGGAAACGACACTGTACGGAAACGATGTATATCTAGGCTTTATGCATTTACAGTCTCTGGAAACGAAAACTGCTTTATTGATTACAGCAGATCGCCATCGAAATGGTAATTTCAGATCACTGGGTGATTTTATCAAACGGATTCCCATAGGTATAGCCGCCATGCAGATTCTTATATTTATCGGTGCTTTCCGCTTTACGGGAAAGCAAAAAAATGAACTTCTGCTTGAAGCCAGAATGTTGCTCAATGATTTCAAGCCAGAGAGAAAAATGGAGACATTGTTTGAAGAGCCCATAAAAGAATACCGATTTCCGGAGCTTAAAAGAGAGGTTTTTGAGGATGCATTTGATGAAATCGAACTGTTGGATTTTCCGGTATCATGCAGCCCTTTTGATCTTTTGGTCACAAAATACCGGGGCTCGGTAATGGCCAATGACCTTGTAAAATATCACAAAAAACAGGTAAAGATGCTCGCTTACCTGATTTCAAGAAAGCACGTTCCTACCAATAGGGGGACCATGTTCTTTGGAACATGGATCGATGCCGAAGGCAATTACTTTGACACTGCGCATTTTGCCGATTGCCTCGAAAAATATCCATTCAAAGGTGGTGGTTGTTATCTCTTGCTCGGTACTGTGGAAGTAGATTTTCATTTTCCTACGGTTACCATTGTTAAAATGGAAAAAATGCCATTTATCCCAGATCCCAGATATGCTTATGATAGTGACAAACAATACGAAGCACATCAGCGCATAAAGGAAGATGTGAGTATGACCCATAGGCTTCCATATCCTCAGGAACACGAGATTGGACTGCCAAGAATTAAGATGCATGATCTGTAA
- a CDS encoding RNA polymerase sigma factor → MKSLPIIDERNLLLRLQKGDYTAFEIIYSNHKKKITQRLLRLLTSPDLVEDVLQELFIKLWNNRKSIDAEKPIEAYLYRIATNLVNDYFREISKNKKLAEELWHRISEFYNPFEEISQVSADSELFRSIDRLPEQRRKVFLLCKLEKKSYAEVSRLLQISEAAVNDHITKANRFLRDNYDKAIPFAVIVFCNQLIG, encoded by the coding sequence ATGAAATCCTTACCCATAATTGATGAAAGGAATCTGCTGCTTCGGCTACAGAAAGGGGATTATACCGCCTTTGAAATCATATATTCCAACCATAAAAAAAAGATCACCCAACGGCTGCTCAGGTTGCTGACTTCGCCGGACCTGGTTGAAGATGTTCTGCAGGAGCTTTTTATCAAATTATGGAATAACAGAAAAAGTATAGACGCAGAAAAACCAATTGAAGCGTACTTATACCGTATTGCGACCAATTTAGTTAACGATTATTTTCGGGAAATCTCGAAAAACAAGAAACTGGCCGAAGAACTGTGGCATAGGATTTCTGAATTCTACAATCCATTCGAAGAAATATCTCAGGTAAGTGCAGACAGCGAACTTTTCCGGTCTATTGACCGGCTTCCCGAACAGCGAAGAAAAGTTTTTCTTCTTTGTAAGCTGGAAAAGAAAAGTTATGCTGAAGTCAGCAGATTATTGCAGATCTCAGAAGCTGCCGTCAACGACCATATCACAAAGGCCAACCGTTTCCTGCGTGATAATTATGATAAAGCCATACCATTTGCTGTAATTGTCTTCTGCAATCAGTTGATAGGTTAA
- a CDS encoding helix-turn-helix domain-containing protein codes for MEVAEVFISCKKEAHYSRELMLQWPALVRVISGEVRIATADRSLCFFAGDTILFPRDQLGRMSKLPLDGKPCLVISVVFRNDRLKHYYQDIQPLVLRSNEPILFGDHPLLQSLFNSLQPYFQLADALPADIAALKVEEAIRVLRTVDVAADGLLGYFEKPGKVDLVAFMEQNFMYNLPLEKFGYLTGRSLTTFKKDFKDAFRISPGRWLTQKRLELAHYQIIEQKKKPSEVYLDTGFEDLSHFSFAFKKQFGYSPTKASS; via the coding sequence ATGGAAGTCGCTGAAGTTTTCATATCGTGTAAAAAGGAAGCCCATTACAGCCGGGAACTGATGCTTCAGTGGCCGGCACTGGTCCGGGTCATTTCAGGCGAGGTTCGTATTGCTACCGCTGACCGCAGCTTGTGTTTTTTTGCCGGCGACACCATCCTATTCCCACGTGATCAACTTGGCCGGATGAGCAAACTGCCGCTCGATGGAAAACCCTGCTTGGTAATCTCTGTCGTTTTCCGGAATGACCGCTTAAAACATTATTATCAGGATATCCAACCTTTAGTACTTCGAAGTAATGAGCCAATACTGTTTGGTGACCATCCGTTACTCCAAAGCCTATTCAACTCTTTACAACCTTATTTTCAACTCGCCGATGCATTACCTGCCGACATTGCCGCATTGAAGGTGGAGGAAGCTATCCGGGTTTTGCGTACTGTCGATGTTGCAGCGGATGGACTGCTCGGGTATTTTGAAAAGCCTGGAAAAGTCGATCTCGTCGCTTTCATGGAACAGAATTTCATGTATAATCTTCCGTTGGAGAAATTTGGGTATCTGACGGGCAGGAGTTTAACCACTTTCAAAAAAGACTTCAAGGATGCTTTTCGCATTTCTCCAGGCCGATGGTTAACCCAGAAGCGGCTTGAACTGGCACATTACCAGATCATCGAACAGAAAAAAAAACCATCTGAGGTTTATTTAGATACAGGGTTTGAAGACCTCTCCCATTTTTCCTTTGCTTTTAAAAAACAATTTGGTTATAGCCCGACTAAAGCCTCATCCTAA
- a CDS encoding SDR family oxidoreductase produces METKSNSEKLVLVTGGSGFIAMHCIIQLLDRGYRVRATVRTLEHDAKIRAMLLEGGIQDSGKLTFVQADLSSDNNWNNAVKDCMYVLHVASPTPKLDFKHEDEMIIPAREGVLRVLRAARDAGVKRVVLTSAIGAVVYGHPKQTVPYNETDWTNTINAPAYQKSKTLAEKAAWEFIKNEGRGMELTAINPVAVMGPVLGADYSHSIYLIKNLLTGKMAGCPKINTGFVDVRDVADLHLRAMVDPAANGERFIATGGESIWLVEVAKILKENLGAAADKVKARQLPNFLLRIAALKDPMVKSMVPLLGIPMNTTSAKAIRILGWSPRSASEAILATAESLIRLKLL; encoded by the coding sequence ATGGAAACAAAGTCAAATTCTGAAAAACTGGTATTAGTGACAGGTGGGTCGGGATTCATTGCTATGCACTGCATCATTCAACTTTTAGATCGAGGTTACAGGGTAAGGGCGACCGTACGTACGCTAGAACATGATGCAAAAATAAGGGCTATGTTACTTGAAGGCGGAATCCAAGATAGCGGTAAGCTTACATTTGTACAAGCCGATCTGTCCTCTGATAATAATTGGAATAATGCCGTTAAGGACTGCATGTATGTATTGCATGTTGCTTCGCCAACTCCGAAACTGGATTTTAAACATGAAGACGAAATGATCATTCCCGCACGTGAAGGTGTATTGCGGGTTTTACGCGCAGCACGTGATGCAGGTGTAAAACGGGTCGTATTAACCTCAGCCATCGGCGCTGTCGTGTATGGGCACCCAAAACAAACTGTGCCTTATAATGAGACGGACTGGACCAATACAATCAATGCACCGGCCTATCAGAAATCTAAAACGCTGGCGGAAAAAGCGGCCTGGGAATTTATCAAGAATGAAGGTCGTGGAATGGAGCTGACTGCCATTAATCCGGTGGCAGTAATGGGACCTGTATTAGGAGCTGATTATTCACATTCTATCTATTTGATCAAAAATCTCCTTACCGGAAAAATGGCTGGCTGCCCTAAGATTAATACTGGCTTTGTTGATGTACGTGATGTCGCTGACCTCCACCTGCGGGCGATGGTTGATCCGGCAGCCAACGGCGAACGCTTTATCGCGACAGGCGGGGAAAGCATCTGGCTGGTGGAAGTGGCAAAAATTTTAAAAGAAAATCTTGGGGCGGCTGCCGACAAAGTGAAAGCAAGACAGCTACCTAATTTCCTGTTACGTATCGCTGCATTGAAGGATCCAATGGTTAAAAGTATGGTCCCATTATTAGGCATACCGATGAATACAACAAGTGCTAAGGCAATCCGCATCCTCGGCTGGTCGCCACGTTCGGCATCTGAAGCTATACTTGCCACGGCAGAAAGTCTGATTAGGCTAAAATTGTTGTAA